Proteins encoded within one genomic window of Rhododendron vialii isolate Sample 1 chromosome 1a, ASM3025357v1:
- the LOC131301716 gene encoding long-chain-alcohol oxidase FAO1-like — MERECHPLLRGGRREHKYGHEFSAAEMESLTSVCEAILPPLPLNSLEVTGKDGQTNKAIQLFHIASGSQNSVPEEVAEHIAKRTSFEAVILVRMVMTIISTRPGTLLLCGSLCFGDRWPFINKFSQISLEKRERVIQRWFRHYWLFTLIRLVFVLIKILCLYVFFSQVNGNAENPTWEALGYQAAGTGESLPQSDQKKSRPLQNGVVETTHETTLLQNLKQKGLKVTAHPEQNTYKIECDVVIVGSGCGGGVAAGVLASSGHKVVVVEKGNYFHGTDYSLLEGPSLSELYEQGGPFPTLNGEMMLMAGSTVGGGSAVNWSACIKPPKSVLREWAEEKKILLFSTPRYLSAMEAVCERIGVTERCEREGFQNQILRKGCEKLGLDVEAVARNATESHYCGSCGYGCRTGNKKGTDSTWLVDAVEHGAVIITGCKAERLVLEGNKHGGGRRKTCLAVIAKSLNKSITKTLRIEAKVTVSACGSLLTPPLLISSGLRNKHIGRNLHLHPVLMAWGYFPESNPELEGKPYEGGIITSVHSVRSEGFNGRAIIESPALGPGLFAALCPWESGLDIKNRMLKYDRTAHLFSLIRDQGSGEIKHEGRISYKFDRLDRETMKAGLRQALRILVAAGAVEVGTQQSDGQRIKCEGITEGEMEEFLDKVYAAEGPKSMVENWNTYISAHQMGSCRMGVSEKEGAVDENGESWEAEGLFVCDASVLPSAVGVNPMITIQSTAYCISKKIAESLAKGV; from the exons atggagagaGAATGTCATCCATTATTGaggggaggaaggagagaacaTAAGTACGGCCATGAGTTCTCTGCTGCTGAAATGGAGTCATTGACTAGTGTCTGTGAGGCTATACTACCACCCCTGCCATTGAATTCTCTAGAAGTCACTGGAAAGGATGGCCAAACCAACAAGGCAATTCAATTGTTCCACATAGCTTCTGGTTCTCAAAATTCAGTTCCTGAAGAG GTTGCTGAACATATAGCTAAGAGGACATCCTTTGAAGCTGTGATCTTGGTTAGAATGGTCATGACCATCATATCAACCAGGCCGGGGACACTTCTGCTCTGTGGCTCTCTCTGTTTTGGTGATAGATGGCCATTCATTAACAAATTCTCACAAATCTCCctggagaagagagagagggttatCCAGAGATGGTTCAGGCATTATTGGCTTTTCACACTCATCAGACTTGtatttgtacttatcaaaatctTATGTCTCTATGTCTTCTTCTCCCAG GTTAATGGAAATGCCGAGAATCCCACGTGGGAAGCCTTGGGGTACCAAGCTGCAGGCACTGGCGAAAGCCTGCCCCAATCAGACCAAAAGAAGAGTCGACCACTTCAAAACGGAGTAGTCGAAACCACACACGAGACAACCCTCCTCCAGAACCTCAAACAGAAAGGCCTCAAGGTGACTGCCCACCCTGAACAGAACACGTACAAGATCGAATGCGATGTCGTGATAGTGGGCTCCGGTTGCGGCGGAGGCGTCGCAGCCGGCGTCCTCGCCAGTTCGGGGCATAAGGTGGTCGTCGTTGAGAAAGGCAACTATTTTCACGGCACGGATTATTCCCTGCTGGAAGGGCCGTCCTTGAGCGAGCTGTATGAACAAGGCGGGCCGTTCCCAACCCTCAACGGGGAAATGATGCTCATGGCAGGATCGACGGTGGGTGGCGGCTCGGCGGTGAACTGGTCGGCGTGCATCAAGCCCCCAAAGTCCGTGCTCCGGGAATGGGCAGAGGAGAAAAAAATCCTGCTCTTCTCAACCCCTCGGTATCTCTCTGCCATGGAAGCGGTGTGCGAAAGAATTGGTGTCACGGAGAGATGCGAACGCGAGGGGTTTCAGAATCAAATCCTCCGCAAAGGGTGCGAAAAACTCGGCCTGGATGTCGAGGCTGTGGCACGGAATGCGACGGAGAGCCATTACTGCGGCTCCTGCGGTTACGGATGCAGAACAGGAAACAAAAAGGGCACCGATTCGACTTGGCTGGTGGATGCTGTAGAACATGGTGCGGTGATCATAACAGGATGCAAAGCCGAGAGACTCGTACTGGAAGGGAACAAGCACGGTGGAGGTAGAAGAAAGACATGCTTGGCAGTGATAGCGAAGAGTCTGAATAAGAGCATCACAAAGACGCTGCGTATCGAGGCTAAAGTAACAGTCTCGGCATGCGGTTCGTTATTGACACCTCCCCTATTGATTTCAAGCGGGTTGAGAAACAAGCACATCGGCCGGAACCTTCACCTCCACCCTGTTCTAATGGCATGGGGATACTTCCCCGAGTCGAATCCAGAGCTCGAAGGGAAACCCTACGAGGGCGGGATAATCACCTCGGTGCATTCTGTGCGGTCCGAGGGATTCAATGGAAGAGCGATCATCGAATCTCCTGCATTGGGGCCTGGACTATTTGCTGCATTGTGTCCTTGGGAGTCTGGACTAGACATAAAGAACAGGATGCTTAAGTATGATAGAACtgctcatttattttctttgatcaGGGACCAAGGCTCTGGAGAGATAAAGCATGAAGGAAGGATAAGCTATAAGTTTGATAGATTGGACAGAGAGACTATGAAAGCTGGGTTGCGGCAGGCGTTGAGGATTTTGGTGGCGGCAGGAGCCGTTGAGGTGGGAACGCAACAGAGCGATGGACAGAGAATCAAATGCGAAGGGATCACCGAAGGCGAAATGGAAGAGTTTCTGGACAAAGTTTATGCAGCTGAGGGACCCAAGTCGATGGTGGAGAATTGGAACACGTACATCTCCGCGCATCAAATGGGGAGTTGCCGGATGGGGGTCAGCGAAAAGGAAGGCGCGGTTGATGAGAACGGGGAGAGTTGGGAAGCGGAAGGCCTGTTCGTTTGCGATGCCAGTGTGCTACCCAGCGCGGTCGGCGTCAATCCCATGATCACCATCCAATCGACTGCTTATTGCATTTCGAAGAAGATAGCTGAATCTTTGGCAAAAGGAGTGTAA
- the LOC131301707 gene encoding long-chain-alcohol oxidase FAO1-like, whose product MERECHPLLRGGRRERKYGHEFSAAQMDSLTSVCEAILPPLPLNSLEVPGKDGRTNKAIQLLHTASGSQNSVPEEVAEHIAKRTPFGAVILVKVVLTIISTRLGTLLLCGSLCFGGRWPFINKFSQISLEKRERVIQRWFRRWLFTPIRLVFVLIKMLCLYVFFSQVNENAENPTWEALGYQAGGTRESLSQSDQKKSRPLQNGVVETSHENETTLLQTLKQKGLKVTAHPEQNTYKIECDVVIVGSGCGGGVAAGVLASSGLKVVVVEKGNYFHGTDYSQLEGPSLSELFDQRGPFPTLNGEMMLMAGSSVGGGTAVNWSACLKPPKPVLQEWAEEEKIPLFSTPRYLSAMEAVWERIGVTEGCERESFQNQILRKGCEKLGLDVEAVARNATKSHYCGYCCYGCRAGNKKGTHLTWLADAVDHGAVIITGCKAERLVLEGNKHSGGRRKKCLGVIVKSLNKIITKRLRIEAKVTISACGALLTPPLLISSGLRNKHIGRNLHLQPLLLVWGYFPESNPELEGKSYEGGIITSVLHVQPEGFNGRRGIIQPPALGPGLFAALSPWESGLDIKNRMLKYDRTAHLFCLIRDQGSGEIKHEGRISYKFGRLDRDTMKTTLRQALRILVAAGAVEVGTQQSDGQRIKCKGITEGEMEEFLDKVYAAEGPKSMVENWNMYISVHQMGSCRMGVSEKEGAVDENGESWEAEGLFVCDASVLPNAIGVNPMITIQSTAYCISKKIAESWAKRV is encoded by the exons atggagagaGAATGCCATCCATTATTGAGGGGAGGAAGGAGGGAACGTAAGTACGGCCATGAGTTCTCTGCTGCTCAAATGGATTCATTGACTAGTGTCTGTGAGGCTATACTACCACCCCTGCCGTTGAATTCTCTAGAAGTCCCTGGAAAGGATGGCCGAACCAACAAGGCAATTCAATTGCTCCACACAGCTTCTGGTTCTCAAAATTCAGTTCCTGAAGAG GTTGCTGAACATATAGCGAAGAGGACACCCTTTGGAGCTGTGATCTTGGTAAAAGTGGTCTTGACCATCATATCTACCAGGCTGGGGACACTTCTGCTCTGTGGCTCTCTCTGTTTTGGTGGTAGATGGCCATTCATTAACAAATTCTCACAAATCTCCctggagaagagagagagggttatCCAGAGATGGTTCAGGCGTTGGCTTTTCACACCCATCCGACTTGtatttgtacttatcaaaatgtTATGTCTCTATGTCTTCTTCTCCCAG GTTAATGAAAATGCCGAGAATCCCACATGGGAAGCCTTGGGGTACCAAGCTGGAGGCACTCGCGAAAGCCTGTCCCAATCAGACCAAAAGAAGAGTCGACCACTTCAAAACGGAGTAGTCGAAACCTCACACGAGAACGAGACAACCCTCCTCCAGACCCTCAAACAGAAGGGCCTCAAGGTGACTGCCCACCCTGAACAGAACACGTACAAGATCGAATGCGATGTCGTGATAGTGGGCTCCGGTTGCGGAGGAGGCGTCGCGGCCGGCGTCCTCGCCAGTTCGGGGCTTAAGGTGGTCGTCGTTGAGAAAGGCAACTATTTTCACGGCACGGATTATTCCCAGCTGGAAGGGCCGTCCTTGAGCGAGCTGTTCGATCAACGCGGGCCGTTCCCGACCCTCAATGGGGAAATGATGCTCATGGCAGGATCGTCGGTGGGTGGCGGCACGGCGGTGAACTGGTCGGCGTGCCTCAAGCCCCCAAAGCCCGTGCTCCAGGAATGGGCAGAGGAGGAAAAAATCCCGCTCTTCTCAACCCCTCGGTATCTCTCCGCCATGGAAGCGGTGTGGGAAAGAATTGGTGTCACGGAGGGATGCGAACGCGAGAGCTTTCAGAATCAAATCCTCCGCAAAGGGTGCGAAAAACTCGGCCTGGATGTCGAGGCTGTGGCACGGAATGCGACGAAGAGCCATTACTGCGGCTACTGCTGTTACGGATGCAGAGCAGGAAACAAAAAGGGCACCCATTTGACTTGGCTGGCGGATGCTGTAGATCATGGTGCGGTGATCATAACAGGATGCAAAGCCGAGAGACTCGTACTGGAAGGGAACAAGCACAGTGGAGGTAGAAGAAAGAAATGCTTGGGAGTGATAGTGAAGAGTCTGAATAAGATCATCACAAAGAGGCTGCGTATCGAGGCTAAAGTAACAATCTCGGCATGCGGTGCGTTATTGACACCTCCCCTATTGATTTCAAGCGGGTTGAGAAACAAGCACATCGGCCGGAACCTTCACCTCCAACCTCTTCTATTGGTATGGGGATACTTCCCCGAGTCGAATCCAGAGCTCGAAGGGAAATCCTACGAGGGCGGGATAATCACCTCGGTGCTTCATGTGCAGCCCGAGGgattcaatggaagaagagggaTCATCCAACCTCCTGCACTGGGGCCTGGACTATTTGCTGCATTGTCTCCTTGGGAGTCTGGACTAGACATAAAGAACAGGATGCTTAAGTATGATAGAACTGctcatttattttgtttgatcAGGGACCAAGGCTCTGGAGAGATAAAGCATGAAGGAAGGATAAGCTATAAGTTTGGTAGATTGGACAGAGACACTATGAAAACTACATTGCGGCAGGCGTTGAGGATTTTGGTGGCGGCAGGAGCCGTTGAGGTGGGAACGCAACAGAGCGATGGACAGAGAATCAAATGCAAAGGGATCACCGAAGGCGAAATGGAAGAGTTTCTGGACAAAGTTTATGCAGCTGAGGGACCCAAGTCGATGGTGGAGAATTGGAACATGTACATCTCCGTGCATCAAATGGGGAGTTGCCGGATGGGGGTCAGCGAAAAGGAAGGCGCGGTTGATGAGAACGGGGAGAGTTGGGAGGCAGAAGGCCTGTTCGTTTGCGATGCCAGTGTGCTACCCAACGCCATCGGTGTCAATCCCATGATCACCATCCAGTCGACTGCTTATTGCATTTCGAAGAAGATAGCTGAATCTTGGGCAAAAAGAGTATAA